The following are encoded in a window of Rhizobium sp. WYJ-E13 genomic DNA:
- the ssuC gene encoding aliphatic sulfonate ABC transporter permease SsuC, whose amino-acid sequence MSTFDTPFARAGAEAGKTRAGGARSAGARTGFRLPLPGRDRLLPYLVPLAIVALWQLGCSVGWISSRIMPSPADVASAFWTTTISGQLPEDVLVSAGRAFAGLLVGGSIGFLLGIANGVSKLSEQLTDTVLQMLRTIPHLAMIPLVILWFGIGEESKLFLTSLGVLFPVYLNTYHGVRNVDRDLIEMGKVYGMSGWTLFRKVIFPGALPSIFVGLRYALGIMWLTLIVSESIAASSGIGHMANNAREFMMTDVVVLALVIYAVLGKLADVVARALERQTLKWNPAYAK is encoded by the coding sequence ATGTCGACTTTCGATACGCCGTTTGCGCGGGCTGGCGCTGAAGCCGGCAAGACCAGGGCAGGTGGGGCCAGATCAGCTGGGGCAAGGACAGGTTTCCGCCTGCCGCTGCCCGGCCGCGACAGGCTGCTGCCCTATCTGGTGCCGCTCGCGATCGTCGCGCTATGGCAGCTCGGCTGTTCAGTCGGCTGGATTTCCTCGCGCATCATGCCGTCGCCCGCCGATGTCGCCAGCGCATTCTGGACGACGACGATCTCGGGGCAATTGCCTGAAGATGTTCTCGTCAGTGCCGGGCGCGCCTTTGCCGGCCTTCTCGTCGGCGGCTCGATCGGCTTCCTGCTCGGCATCGCCAATGGCGTCTCAAAGCTTTCGGAACAGTTGACGGATACGGTGCTGCAGATGCTGCGCACCATTCCGCATCTGGCGATGATCCCGCTCGTCATCCTCTGGTTCGGGATCGGCGAGGAATCGAAGCTGTTTCTCACCTCGCTCGGCGTGCTCTTCCCCGTCTATCTCAACACTTATCATGGCGTGCGCAATGTCGACCGGGACCTGATCGAGATGGGCAAGGTCTACGGCATGAGCGGCTGGACGCTGTTTCGCAAGGTGATCTTCCCCGGCGCGCTGCCGTCGATCTTCGTCGGGTTACGTTATGCGCTCGGCATCATGTGGCTGACGCTGATCGTCTCGGAATCGATTGCCGCTTCCTCGGGCATCGGCCATATGGCCAACAATGCCCGCGAATTCATGATGACCGATGTCGTGGTGCTGGCGCTCGTCATCTATGCCGTGCTCGGCAAGCTCGCCGATGTCGTCGCCCGCGCCCTGGAGC
- the ssuD gene encoding FMNH2-dependent alkanesulfonate monooxygenase — protein MTASSDPINFLWFIPTSGDGTYLGSTELNRAPEIGYLTQIAQAVDRLGYSGVLLPTGVACEESFVMASALAARTERLQFLVAIRPGTASPAYYARLATTLDRISNGRLLLNIVVGGSPGELAGDGIHLQHDERYAHADEFFHVFEELLEKGVASYDGKYIKATEARLGFPSVQTPRPPLYFGGSSDAGIDFAVGRVDKYLTWGEPPAQVAEKVQKVRAAAAGKGREVSFGIRLHFIVRETDEEAWEAADRLIRHLDDQTIAEAQERFVKESDSVGQKRMAALHGGRRDKLEVSPNLWAGIGLVRAGAGTALVGSPKTVAARLRDYQEVGIDTVIGSGYPHLEEAYRVAELLFPELGIERDEQRLGFNNEFGRKKVFAGGSHGGNLKVVSGS, from the coding sequence ATGACCGCTTCATCCGATCCGATCAATTTCCTCTGGTTCATCCCGACATCCGGTGATGGAACCTATCTCGGCTCCACCGAACTCAACCGCGCCCCTGAAATCGGCTATCTGACGCAGATCGCCCAGGCGGTCGACCGGCTCGGCTACTCCGGCGTGCTCTTGCCGACCGGTGTCGCCTGCGAGGAATCCTTCGTGATGGCATCGGCGCTGGCCGCTAGGACCGAGAGGCTGCAGTTCCTTGTGGCGATCCGTCCGGGCACGGCATCGCCGGCCTATTATGCGCGCCTTGCCACCACGCTCGACCGCATCTCCAACGGCCGCCTGCTGCTCAACATCGTGGTCGGCGGCAGCCCGGGCGAGCTTGCCGGCGACGGCATCCATCTGCAGCATGACGAGCGTTATGCTCATGCCGACGAGTTCTTCCATGTCTTCGAGGAACTGCTGGAAAAGGGTGTGGCGAGCTATGACGGCAAGTATATCAAGGCGACCGAAGCCCGGCTCGGCTTTCCGTCGGTGCAGACGCCGCGCCCGCCGCTCTATTTCGGCGGCTCCTCGGATGCCGGTATCGATTTCGCCGTCGGCCGCGTCGATAAGTACCTGACCTGGGGCGAACCGCCGGCGCAGGTTGCCGAGAAGGTGCAGAAGGTGCGCGCAGCAGCAGCCGGCAAGGGTCGCGAGGTCTCTTTCGGTATCCGCCTGCACTTCATTGTCCGCGAGACGGACGAGGAAGCATGGGAGGCCGCTGACCGCCTGATCCGCCATCTTGACGACCAGACGATCGCCGAGGCGCAGGAGCGCTTCGTCAAGGAATCGGACTCGGTCGGCCAGAAGCGTATGGCAGCGCTCCACGGCGGCCGCCGCGACAAGCTCGAAGTCTCTCCGAACCTCTGGGCCGGAATCGGCCTGGTGCGCGCCGGTGCCGGCACTGCGCTCGTCGGCTCGCCGAAGACTGTTGCCGCACGCCTGAGGGACTATCAGGAGGTCGGGATCGACACGGTCATCGGCTCGGGCTATCCGCATCTCGAAGAAGCCTATCGCGTCGCCGAACTGCTCTTCCCGGAACTCGGCATCGAGAGGGACGAACAGCGGCTCGGCTTCAACAACGAGTTCGGCCGCAAGAAGGTTTTCGCCGGCGGTAGCCATGGCGGCAACCTGAAGGTCGTTTCCGGCTCCTGA
- a CDS encoding aliphatic sulfonate ABC transporter substrate-binding protein, with protein MITRRQTLGLFAAAGATAILPSVRLAHAAATEFRIGWQKNGVLALAKRRGALEKRLADQGITVSWSEFTSGPPLLEALGAGALDFGATGDVPPLFAQAAGGALYYVGIYRGSPAGSAILVRKDSPIKTLEDLKGKKVAFKRGSSAHNVTVKVLRKVGLKPEDVQQVDLAPPDAAAAFKNGSIDAWSIWDPYLAIAEADPDTRILTTAEGIVDSYSFFLANKDFTDENGTVIVNVLDELAKVGRSAQDNLDVTVKELSEITGVPADITRVALQRPGADLGSVTTVTEAAAAYQQALADEFYNLGIVPKKLTTGDIVWRPKAS; from the coding sequence ATGATCACACGTCGACAAACGCTGGGGCTTTTTGCGGCAGCAGGCGCCACCGCCATTCTGCCGTCCGTTCGGCTGGCGCATGCTGCGGCAACGGAGTTCCGCATCGGCTGGCAGAAGAATGGCGTGCTGGCGCTTGCCAAGCGCCGTGGGGCGCTGGAGAAGCGGCTTGCCGATCAGGGGATTACGGTAAGCTGGTCGGAATTCACATCAGGCCCGCCGTTGCTCGAAGCGCTCGGCGCCGGTGCGCTCGATTTCGGCGCGACGGGCGACGTGCCACCGCTCTTTGCGCAGGCGGCGGGTGGCGCGCTCTATTATGTCGGCATCTACCGGGGCAGTCCGGCGGGCTCCGCCATTCTCGTGCGCAAGGATTCGCCGATCAAGACGCTGGAGGATCTGAAGGGCAAGAAAGTCGCCTTCAAGCGCGGCTCCAGCGCCCATAACGTAACGGTCAAGGTCTTGCGTAAGGTGGGGCTGAAACCCGAGGATGTGCAGCAGGTCGATCTTGCGCCGCCGGATGCCGCGGCTGCCTTCAAGAATGGCAGCATCGATGCCTGGTCGATCTGGGATCCCTATCTCGCCATCGCAGAGGCCGATCCGGATACACGCATCCTGACGACGGCGGAAGGCATCGTCGATTCCTACAGCTTCTTCCTCGCCAACAAGGATTTCACCGACGAGAACGGCACGGTCATCGTCAACGTGCTCGACGAGCTCGCCAAAGTCGGCCGCTCGGCGCAGGACAATCTCGATGTCACGGTCAAGGAGCTCTCGGAGATCACAGGCGTGCCGGCCGACATCACGCGGGTGGCGCTGCAGCGCCCTGGCGCCGATCTCGGCAGCGTGACGACCGTGACCGAAGCGGCGGCCGCCTATCAGCAGGCGCTTGCCGACGAGTTTTACAATCTCGGCATCGTGCCCAAGAAGCTCACGACCGGCGATATCGTCTGGCGTCCGAAGGCAAGCTGA
- a CDS encoding NAD(P)-dependent oxidoreductase, with translation MAKVAFIGLGVMGFPMAGHLKIKGGHDVTVYNRTAEKAAAWAEKFSGKSAPTPAEAAASCDFVFVCVGNDDDLRSVTTGENGVLKTMKPGSVLIDNTTASAEVARELYEASKAKGVDFIDAPVSGGQAGAENGVLTVMCGGDEAVFEKARPVIDAYARMVGLMGPAGSGQLTKMMNQICIAGIVQGLAEAVHFGKRAGLDIEKVVDVISKGAAGSWQMENRHKTMNQGKYDFGFAVDWMRKDLGIVLAEARSNGARLPLTALVDQFYGDVQALGGNRWDTSSLLARLEK, from the coding sequence ATGGCGAAAGTCGCTTTCATCGGTCTCGGCGTCATGGGTTTCCCGATGGCCGGCCACCTGAAGATTAAGGGCGGCCACGACGTCACCGTCTATAACCGCACGGCCGAGAAGGCCGCCGCTTGGGCCGAAAAATTCTCCGGCAAGTCCGCCCCTACCCCGGCTGAAGCCGCCGCCAGCTGCGATTTCGTCTTCGTCTGCGTCGGCAATGACGACGATCTGCGTTCGGTAACGACGGGCGAAAACGGCGTGCTGAAGACGATGAAGCCCGGCTCCGTGCTGATCGACAACACCACGGCAAGCGCCGAAGTCGCTCGCGAACTCTATGAAGCTTCCAAGGCAAAGGGTGTCGATTTCATCGACGCTCCCGTCTCCGGCGGCCAGGCGGGCGCTGAAAACGGCGTGCTGACCGTCATGTGCGGCGGCGATGAAGCCGTGTTTGAAAAGGCAAGACCCGTCATCGACGCCTATGCCCGCATGGTCGGCCTCATGGGGCCGGCAGGGTCCGGTCAGCTTACCAAGATGATGAACCAGATCTGCATTGCCGGCATCGTCCAGGGTCTCGCCGAAGCCGTACATTTCGGCAAGCGCGCCGGCCTCGACATCGAAAAGGTGGTCGACGTCATCTCCAAGGGCGCGGCTGGCTCCTGGCAGATGGAAAACCGCCACAAGACCATGAACCAGGGTAAATATGATTTCGGCTTCGCCGTCGATTGGATGCGCAAGGATCTCGGCATCGTGCTGGCGGAAGCCCGCAGCAACGGCGCCAGGCTGCCGCTGACGGCCCTCGTCGACCAGTTCTACGGCGATGTCCAGGCGCTTGGCGGCAACAGGTGGGATACGTCCTCGTTGCTGGCCCGCCTCGAAAAATGA
- a CDS encoding DNA alkylation repair protein: MIAPSSSAADLIAHLQTLRSENNIAGMARFGIVTDTAIGISNPDLQRIARSAKKDHVRAKELWASGIREARMLALYTFEPKRLTATEARTLAADFNSWEIVDCAADLFIEANLDALIPNFAADIREFVRRTAFAMIAGAAVRRKTDSDQSLLAYLPLIEAHATDPRNFVRKAVNWALRNIGKRNRACHAPALALAERLAASTDKTARWIGKDAVRELTGEKLLARL, encoded by the coding sequence ATGATTGCCCCTTCTTCGAGCGCAGCGGATCTGATCGCGCATCTGCAGACGCTGCGCTCCGAGAACAATATCGCCGGCATGGCGCGTTTCGGCATCGTCACCGACACCGCCATCGGCATTTCCAATCCCGATCTGCAGAGGATTGCCCGGTCGGCAAAGAAGGATCACGTCAGGGCGAAAGAGCTCTGGGCAAGTGGCATCCGGGAAGCGCGCATGCTGGCGCTCTATACCTTCGAGCCGAAGAGGCTGACGGCCACCGAGGCCCGCACCCTCGCCGCCGACTTCAATTCCTGGGAAATCGTCGATTGCGCCGCCGACCTCTTCATCGAGGCGAACCTTGACGCACTCATCCCGAACTTTGCCGCCGATATCAGAGAATTCGTCAGGCGAACCGCCTTCGCCATGATCGCCGGTGCCGCCGTGCGCCGGAAGACGGACTCGGACCAAAGCCTGCTTGCCTACCTGCCGCTGATCGAAGCCCACGCGACAGACCCGCGCAACTTCGTCCGCAAGGCGGTCAACTGGGCACTCCGCAATATCGGCAAGCGCAATCGTGCCTGCCACGCTCCGGCGCTGGCCCTTGCCGAACGCCTTGCAGCAAGTACAGACAAGACGGCCCGCTGGATCGGCAAGGATGCTGTCAGGGAATTGACGGGAGAAAAGCTGCTCGCCCGGCTCTAA
- a CDS encoding LysR substrate-binding domain-containing protein, whose translation MDDLNDYFYFAAVVSSGGFAAASRTLKIPRSKLSRRVGRLEDSLGTRLIERSTRHFRVTEIGQAFYEQCQTILREADRAKSIVTEAQSDPQGIVRMGCPLGLVDISLGAVLPEFLERYPKIKLQIIGSDRRTDLINERIDVEVRAANEPETQTSLTMRKLDRARRILVASPSLVERMGELGCVDDLGNAPTLAMTTWMSFHTWELVGPDGEKKVVRHQPRLTCRSMTAILDAARAGVGYGLILEHACAADIQSGRLVRVLPEWQTVESQFYLVFTTTKGMPPAVRALIDFLVEKSKLHQIVTTNAAIAAQ comes from the coding sequence ATGGACGATCTTAATGATTACTTCTATTTTGCAGCCGTCGTCTCTAGTGGTGGGTTTGCCGCCGCAAGTAGAACCCTAAAGATACCCCGTTCCAAACTCAGCAGGCGCGTCGGCCGGCTGGAGGATAGCCTTGGCACAAGGCTGATTGAACGATCCACGCGTCACTTCCGGGTGACGGAGATCGGCCAAGCCTTCTACGAGCAGTGCCAGACGATCCTGAGGGAAGCCGATCGCGCCAAATCGATCGTGACGGAAGCCCAGTCCGATCCTCAGGGGATCGTGCGCATGGGTTGCCCGCTTGGTCTCGTCGATATTTCGCTCGGCGCTGTTCTGCCCGAATTTCTGGAGCGTTATCCCAAGATCAAGCTGCAGATCATCGGCTCCGACCGGCGTACCGACCTCATCAACGAGCGTATAGATGTCGAAGTGCGGGCAGCCAACGAGCCGGAAACGCAGACGAGCCTGACGATGCGCAAGCTCGACCGGGCGCGGCGCATCCTTGTCGCCAGTCCCTCGCTTGTCGAGCGCATGGGCGAACTCGGCTGCGTCGACGATCTCGGCAATGCGCCGACACTCGCCATGACCACCTGGATGTCCTTCCATACCTGGGAACTGGTCGGTCCTGATGGGGAGAAGAAGGTCGTGCGCCACCAGCCGCGGCTCACCTGCCGCAGCATGACGGCGATCCTCGATGCCGCACGCGCGGGTGTGGGCTATGGGCTCATTCTCGAACATGCCTGCGCGGCGGATATCCAGTCCGGCCGGTTGGTCCGCGTGCTGCCGGAGTGGCAGACTGTGGAGAGCCAGTTCTATCTCGTCTTCACGACGACCAAGGGCATGCCGCCGGCGGTGCGGGCGCTGATCGATTTTCTGGTCGAGAAATCCAAGCTGCATCAGATCGTTACGACAAATGCGGCGATCGCAGCGCAGTAG
- a CDS encoding porin: MNIKMVLLASAAAFAASTPVLAADAIVAAEPEPVEYVRVCDAYGTGYFYIPGTETCLKIEGYIRFQVNVGPTSDTNDSSWDAVTRGQVQFTAKSDTEYGPLTGVIVLQANADNATDQDTILDSAYLDVAGFRAGLFYSWWDDGLSGETDDIGSNVTLHNSIRYQYETGSFYAGLSVDELEDGVFKAGEEPNNVGVAFGIGGTAGAFSYQVTGGYDFDNEDGAIRAMGTAEIGPGTLGLAAVYSSGPNSYYSIAEWAVAAEYAIKATDKLKVTPGVQYYGNYFGSGSDVPDDFDGLGDAWKVGLTVDYQIVDNFYAKASVQYLDPEDGDDVTTGYFRLQRSF; encoded by the coding sequence ATGAACATCAAGATGGTATTGCTTGCGTCGGCAGCAGCATTTGCTGCATCGACCCCGGTACTCGCAGCAGACGCAATCGTTGCTGCCGAGCCGGAGCCGGTTGAGTACGTTCGCGTCTGCGACGCTTACGGCACCGGCTACTTCTACATCCCGGGCACGGAAACCTGCCTGAAGATCGAAGGCTACATCCGTTTCCAGGTTAACGTTGGGCCCACCAGCGACACCAACGACTCTAGCTGGGATGCTGTAACCCGCGGTCAGGTTCAGTTCACGGCCAAGAGCGACACCGAATACGGTCCGCTCACCGGCGTCATCGTTCTCCAGGCCAACGCTGACAACGCGACGGACCAGGACACGATCCTCGACTCCGCTTACCTCGACGTCGCGGGCTTCCGCGCTGGTCTCTTCTACTCCTGGTGGGACGATGGTCTCTCCGGCGAAACGGACGACATCGGCTCCAACGTAACGCTGCATAACTCGATCCGTTATCAGTACGAAACCGGTTCCTTCTACGCTGGCCTCAGCGTCGACGAACTGGAAGACGGCGTCTTCAAGGCTGGCGAAGAGCCGAACAACGTCGGCGTTGCCTTCGGCATCGGCGGCACGGCTGGCGCCTTCAGCTACCAGGTCACCGGCGGCTACGACTTCGACAACGAAGACGGTGCTATCCGCGCCATGGGTACGGCTGAAATCGGTCCGGGCACGCTCGGCCTTGCTGCTGTCTACTCCAGCGGCCCGAACTCCTACTACTCGATCGCTGAATGGGCAGTTGCTGCCGAGTACGCCATCAAGGCGACCGACAAGCTGAAGGTCACCCCCGGCGTACAGTACTACGGCAACTACTTCGGTAGCGGCTCTGATGTTCCGGACGACTTCGACGGTCTCGGCGATGCCTGGAAGGTCGGTCTGACGGTTGACTACCAGATCGTTGACAACTTCTACGCCAAGGCTTCGGTTCAGTATCTGGATCCGGAAGATGGCGACGACGTCACGACCGGTTACTTCCGTCTGCAGCGCTCGTTCTAA
- a CDS encoding Lrp/AsnC family transcriptional regulator encodes MDRLDRKILRLLQEDSTLAVADLAKKVGLSTTPCWRRIQKMEEDGVIKRRVAILDPEKVNTKVTVFVSIRTATHSIEWLRRFSEVVAEFPEVVEFYRMSGDVDYLLRVVVPDIAAYDAFYKRMIAKIEIRDVSSAFAMEQIKYSTQLPLDYMLLENAKSNED; translated from the coding sequence ATGGACCGCCTCGACCGGAAGATACTGCGCCTGCTCCAGGAAGATTCGACGCTCGCCGTTGCCGACCTCGCCAAGAAGGTCGGGCTTTCGACGACGCCATGCTGGCGGCGTATCCAGAAGATGGAGGAAGACGGCGTCATCAAGCGCCGCGTGGCGATCCTCGATCCGGAAAAGGTCAACACCAAGGTCACGGTCTTCGTGTCGATCCGCACCGCGACCCATTCGATCGAGTGGCTGCGCCGCTTCTCCGAGGTCGTGGCGGAATTCCCCGAAGTGGTCGAATTCTACCGCATGAGCGGCGATGTGGACTATCTGCTGCGCGTCGTCGTGCCCGATATCGCCGCCTATGACGCTTTCTACAAGCGGATGATCGCCAAGATCGAGATTCGCGATGTATCGTCTGCTTTCGCGATGGAGCAGATCAAGTATTCGACGCAGCTGCCGCTCGACTACATGCTTCTTGAAAACGCCAAGTCCAACGAGGACTGA